The following are encoded together in the Poseidonibacter lekithochrous genome:
- a CDS encoding competence/damage-inducible protein A, with amino-acid sequence MNKQKNFYSVIIGTELLNGRRKDAHFSFLNEQLLKRGWEQKGSFVIEDDTKLMYEVFKLIKSDPNSVMFCFGGIGATPDDYTRVVAAKAFTNGNMEFHEEAKQRIIKQFKEEAYPHRINMSYFPINAKLLKNVVNNVAGFYLEDRFFFTPGFPSMSQSMVIEALDKHYAKNDKKYRRVLTASCGENDLINCMKEIPKHLDLASLPKILEDKRKVVLSLSGFNKEEVDENFQIFIDYLEKNEVEYVLKDINF; translated from the coding sequence ATGAATAAACAAAAAAACTTCTATTCAGTTATTATTGGAACTGAACTTTTAAATGGGCGTCGTAAAGATGCCCATTTTTCATTTTTGAATGAACAACTTCTAAAAAGAGGTTGGGAACAAAAAGGCTCTTTTGTAATTGAAGATGATACAAAACTAATGTATGAAGTCTTCAAACTTATTAAATCTGACCCAAATTCTGTTATGTTTTGTTTTGGTGGTATTGGAGCTACACCTGATGATTATACAAGAGTAGTAGCTGCTAAAGCTTTTACGAATGGTAATATGGAATTTCATGAAGAAGCAAAACAAAGAATTATAAAACAATTTAAAGAAGAGGCATATCCCCATAGAATAAATATGTCTTACTTTCCCATAAATGCAAAACTTCTAAAAAATGTAGTTAATAATGTAGCAGGGTTTTATCTAGAAGATAGATTTTTCTTTACTCCTGGATTTCCTTCAATGAGCCAATCGATGGTTATTGAAGCTTTGGATAAACATTATGCTAAAAATGATAAAAAATATAGACGTGTATTAACTGCTTCTTGTGGGGAGAATGATTTGATAAATTGTATGAAAGAAATACCTAAACATTTGGATTTAGCTTCTTTACCTAAAATATTAGAAGATAAAAGAAAAGTTGTTTTATCTTTGTCTGGATTTAATAAAGAAGAGGTTGATGAGAATTTTCAGATATTTATTGATTATCTTGAAAAGAATGAAGTTGAGTATGTATTAAAAGATATTAATTTTTAG
- a CDS encoding tetratricopeptide repeat protein encodes MKQLVVFLIFINILNATSFQEANNVHENQGALKAIPLYKKLAKQNNTKALNTLAIIFIQGDGVKKDIKRAYKLLKKSEKLHSSQAKYLLGKIYQSNKSPYYNKIKAYNSFVDSANEGYSKSQTMIGKYFLFGKLVDKDYEKALYYFKKASKQRDYSSNCYIAYMYASGSGVFPNFGRAHQFAKDQYRLGNKLCKKVWKDYNLGKYKKDDGWQIGDYNKPVK; translated from the coding sequence ATGAAACAACTTGTAGTATTTTTAATATTTATTAATATCTTAAATGCTACAAGTTTCCAAGAAGCAAATAATGTACATGAAAATCAAGGTGCATTAAAAGCAATTCCTTTATACAAAAAACTGGCAAAACAAAATAATACAAAAGCTTTAAATACTCTAGCTATCATTTTTATTCAAGGTGATGGAGTCAAAAAAGACATAAAAAGAGCTTATAAACTTCTAAAAAAATCAGAAAAACTACATAGTAGCCAAGCAAAGTACTTATTAGGTAAAATCTATCAATCTAATAAAAGTCCTTACTATAATAAAATAAAGGCTTACAATAGCTTTGTAGACTCAGCAAATGAGGGTTATTCAAAATCACAAACAATGATTGGAAAATATTTCCTATTTGGGAAGTTAGTAGATAAAGATTATGAAAAAGCTCTATACTATTTCAAAAAAGCTTCAAAACAAAGAGATTATTCATCAAATTGTTATATAGCATATATGTATGCTAGTGGTTCTGGAGTATTTCCAAACTTTGGTAGAGCACATCAGTTTGCAAAAGATCAATATAGATTAGGAAATAAGCTTTGTAAAAAAGTTTGGAAAGATTATAATTTAGGAAAATACAAAAAAGATGATGGTTGGCAAATTGGAGATTATAATAAACCTGTTAAGTAA
- a CDS encoding alanine racemase, with the protein MAKILLNKKNLFHNLNIISEHAGSKEKVAVVLKDNAYGHGLVEIATLCAEFGIKKAVVRTLKEALHIKELFNNILILAESNFHTYSHSFHIALNSLENISNLPNNSNVHIKVDTGMHRNGICIDELEEAYTGLLEKNIKITGVFTHHRNADTLSTDFFWQNENFKEVKRRVVNICEKLSLDIPSFHSCNSSALFRHNNFNEDFARVGIATYGYLETDKTYNNPELKPVLSMWAQKMSTRELKQGQSLGYGATFTASKDMIVSTYDIGYGDGFLRLNERQSYSTPKGHKILGRVSMDNLSLDTDEKEVCIFDNVQELAKIQDTITYEITTTLSSEIKREII; encoded by the coding sequence TTGGCGAAAATTTTATTAAATAAAAAGAACTTATTTCATAACCTAAATATCATCTCAGAACACGCAGGTTCTAAAGAAAAGGTAGCCGTTGTACTAAAGGATAATGCCTATGGTCATGGACTTGTTGAGATAGCCACATTATGTGCTGAATTTGGTATTAAAAAAGCAGTAGTTAGAACACTAAAAGAAGCTCTACATATAAAAGAATTATTTAATAATATATTAATCCTAGCTGAAAGTAATTTTCATACTTATTCACACTCTTTTCACATAGCTTTAAATTCCCTAGAAAATATTAGTAATCTACCAAATAACAGTAATGTTCATATCAAAGTAGATACAGGTATGCATAGGAATGGAATTTGTATAGATGAACTAGAAGAGGCTTATACTGGGCTTCTAGAAAAAAATATCAAAATAACTGGAGTTTTCACACACCACAGAAATGCAGATACTTTATCTACAGACTTCTTTTGGCAAAATGAAAATTTTAAGGAAGTTAAAAGAAGAGTTGTGAACATATGTGAAAAACTTTCACTTGATATTCCTAGCTTCCATTCTTGTAACTCTTCAGCCCTATTTAGACACAATAATTTCAATGAAGATTTTGCTAGAGTTGGGATAGCCACATATGGGTATTTAGAGACAGATAAAACATATAATAACCCAGAGCTAAAACCAGTACTTTCAATGTGGGCACAGAAGATGTCAACAAGAGAATTAAAACAAGGACAATCTCTTGGATATGGAGCTACATTTACAGCCTCAAAAGATATGATTGTCTCAACTTATGATATTGGATATGGAGATGGTTTTTTAAGACTAAACGAAAGACAATCTTATTCAACACCTAAAGGTCATAAAATACTAGGAAGAGTATCAATGGATAATCTATCATTGGACACAGATGAAAAAGAAGTTTGTATTTTTGACAATGTTCAAGAATTAGCAAAAATTCAAGATACAATTACTTATGAGATAACAACTACTCTAAGTTCAGAAATAAAAAGAGAAATAATATGA